From the genome of Nyctibius grandis isolate bNycGra1 chromosome W, bNycGra1.pri, whole genome shotgun sequence, one region includes:
- the LOC137675782 gene encoding spindlin-Z isoform X2 yields MHRKKGHAGVSASMMKKRTSHKKHRNNVGPSKPISQPRRNIVGCRIQHGWKEGSGPVTQWKGTVLDQVPVNPSLYLIKYDGFDCVYGLELHKDERVSALEVLPDRVASSRISDAHLADTMIGKAVEHMFETEDGSKDEWRGMVLARAPIMNTWFYITYEKDPVLYMYQLLDDYKEGDLRIMPDSNDSPPAEREPGEVVDSLVGKQVEYAKEDGSKRTGMVIHQVEAKPSVYFIKFDDDFHIYVYDLVKTS; encoded by the exons AAAGCATAGAAACAATGTTGGACCAAGCAAACCTATTTCTCAGCCACGAAGAAATATTGTAGGCTGCAGAATACAGCATGGCTGGAAAGAAGGGAGTGGACCTGTAACACAATGGAAGGGCACAGTTCTTGATCAAGTTCCTGTAAATCCCTCTCTCTACCTTATAAAGTATGATGGATTTGATTGTGTGTATGGACTAGAACTGCACAAAGATGAAAGAGTTTCAGCACTTGAAGTCCTTCCAGACAGAGTTG CTTCATCTCGAATTAGCGATGCCCACCTGGCAGACACAATGATTGGCAAAGCTGTGGAACATATGTTTGAGACAGAGGATGGCTCAAAAGATGAATGGAGGGGGATGGTCTTGGCTCGAGCTCCTATTATGAACACATGGTTTTATATTACCTACGAGAAAGATCCTGTCTTGTACATGTACCAACTCTTAGATGACTATAAAGAAGGTGACCTTCGCATTATGCCTGATTCCA ATGATTCACCTCCTGCAGAACGGGAACCAGGTGAAGTTGTGGACAGCCTGGTAGGCAAACAAGTGGAATATGCCAAAGAAGATGGCTCAAAACGGACTGGCATGGTCATTCATCAAGTTGAAGCCAAACCATCTGTCTATTTCATCAAGTTTGATGATGATTTCCATATTTATGTCTACGATTTGGTGAAGACATCCTAG